In Synechococcus sp. PCC 6312, one genomic interval encodes:
- a CDS encoding DUF3782 domain-containing protein, whose protein sequence is MTTTSTAAEDIWQILLDLAESQQELKQSQQETDRQLKETDRHLRETDRHLRETGQQLKETGQQLRELGKQIGGLGAKFGSFTEGLALPSMERILRDQFGLEVISPSVRVSKGGQHIEIDVLAYSNGDVNAVYVVEVKSHAREEALTQLKNLLSRFRQFFPEHQGKQLYGILAAVDMGPELRERILQEGIYVARIQDEVFSLDIPANFVPQSF, encoded by the coding sequence ATGACAACAACCTCCACTGCTGCTGAAGATATTTGGCAAATTCTCCTAGACCTAGCTGAGTCTCAACAAGAATTAAAGCAATCCCAACAAGAGACCGATCGCCAGTTAAAAGAAACCGACCGCCATCTGAGAGAAACCGACCGCCATCTGAGAGAAACCGGTCAACAGCTGAAAGAAACCGGTCAACAGTTGCGAGAACTCGGCAAACAAATTGGGGGACTGGGGGCTAAGTTTGGCAGTTTTACAGAAGGTTTAGCTTTACCCTCAATGGAGCGGATTTTACGAGACCAATTTGGCCTGGAGGTGATTAGCCCCAGTGTTCGGGTCAGCAAAGGGGGACAGCATATTGAAATTGATGTTCTCGCCTATAGCAATGGGGACGTGAATGCCGTGTATGTCGTCGAAGTTAAAAGCCATGCCCGAGAAGAGGCCCTGACCCAGTTAAAAAATCTCCTCAGCCGTTTTCGTCAGTTTTTTCCAGAACATCAAGGCAAGCAACTCTATGGGATTTTGGCAGCGGTGGATATGGGGCCAGAGTTACGGGAGCGGATTTTACAAGAAGGGATTTATGTGGCCCGGATTCAAGATGAAGTTTTTTCCTTGGATATACCTGCTAATTTTGTGCCGCAATCTTTTTAG